TCATCTATACGCATTAATAGCTGACCGAGTGGAATATGCTTAGCACCGATAACATGTCCCTCCACCCATTCCGCTAGTTCGCGTACATCTAGCATTGTAAGAGCCTCTCCATTCTTCAGGCGTTCCGCCACTTGCTGAGGGGTTATTTCCTTGGAAATTTTAAAAGACATTGATCATCTCTCCTTCACATAAATAAAATAAACTTGATTTTCATATCACTATATCATAATATTACGATATAAGGATATTGTAAATCGAGGTGCTCATTACCATGGACAATAATTTTAAAGCCTATAATCAAACCGCCGAAACATTAAAAGCGCTGGCTCATCCAGTTCGCTTGTGCATCATTAAAGGTCTACTTAAAAAAGGCAGCTGCAACGTCAGCTTCATGCAGGACTGTCTAGACCTTCCTCAATCTACGGTATCCCAGCATTTACAGAAGCTTAGATCACTTGGCATTGTTGAAACCGAACGTCATGGACTTGAAATTAACTATTCTGTTAAAGACGAGAAAATCAAACATCTAATTGAGTTATTTTTAGGGGAGGAATAAATTATTATGAGTAAAAAAGTATTAATTGTCGGTGGAGTTGCAGGAGGTGCCTCGGCAGCCGCTCGACTTCGGAGATTAGATGAAGAGGCTCATATCGTAATGTTTGAGCGTGATCCGTACATTTCTTTTGCCAACTGCGGACTGCCTTATTATATCGGAGGTTCCATTCAGGACCGTTCCAAGCTGCTGGTACAGACACCCGAAGCGATGTATAACCGTTTTAACATCGATGTTCGGATTCAAAGTGAAGTGGTGTCTATCGACCCTGTGAACAAGAAAGTACGAGTAGAAAGTAAAGAAAAAGGCTCCTATGAAGAGAGCTACGATGCGCTTATTTTATCGCCAGGTGCTAAACCGATTCGTCCGAATTTGCCTGGTATCGAGAGTTCCAAAATCCACATGCTGCGCAACATTCCCGACACTGACAAAATCAAAACTAAAGTCGAAGCGGAAGGCACTCGTTCAGCCGTTGTGATCGGAGGCGGATTTATCGGTGTTGAAATGGCCGAGAACCTCAGAGAAGCTG
This window of the Paenibacillus sp. FSL R10-2734 genome carries:
- a CDS encoding rhodanese-like domain-containing protein, with the translated sequence MSFKISKEITPQQVAERLKNGEALTMLDVRELAEWVEGHVIGAKHIPLGQLLMRIDDLDPNEETIVMCLSGGRSGLACELLIEKGYNVVNMTGGLGAWTDDFLVRE
- a CDS encoding metalloregulator ArsR/SmtB family transcription factor; amino-acid sequence: MDNNFKAYNQTAETLKALAHPVRLCIIKGLLKKGSCNVSFMQDCLDLPQSTVSQHLQKLRSLGIVETERHGLEINYSVKDEKIKHLIELFLGEE